From a single Bradyrhizobium sediminis genomic region:
- a CDS encoding FkbM family methyltransferase yields the protein MIRSLAARNLSARQKSSIRNIAYRLGGYTRRPVEVLVEDVVLNDGARTFLQIGANDGYLSDPLNLAIFRHRLTGTFVEPQSNYYRELQRTYRNFPGMVFLQCAIAAEKGAMTMYTLDCSGGRLPGWAHGVGTLSHEQIRKFGDQIDNIESYIRSDEVQCITVADLLDRAAHRDPDVIVVDAEGFDHLILSQFDFARLSTKLVIYETESMTKADAADLARKLEEGGFAIFEAEQDTIALKRDTETFRRKNAAGSRAA from the coding sequence ATGATCAGATCGCTAGCGGCACGTAATTTATCGGCACGGCAGAAATCGAGCATTCGCAACATCGCCTACCGACTGGGCGGCTATACCAGGCGCCCGGTAGAGGTTCTGGTGGAAGACGTGGTGCTGAATGACGGCGCGCGGACCTTTCTGCAGATCGGCGCCAATGACGGCTATCTCTCCGATCCGCTCAACCTCGCGATCTTCCGCCACAGGTTAACGGGCACCTTCGTCGAGCCGCAGTCGAATTACTATCGCGAGCTGCAGCGAACCTATCGCAATTTCCCCGGTATGGTCTTTCTGCAATGCGCCATCGCCGCGGAGAAGGGCGCCATGACCATGTACACGCTCGACTGCAGCGGCGGCCGGCTGCCCGGCTGGGCCCATGGCGTCGGTACGCTTTCGCACGAACAGATCCGCAAGTTCGGCGACCAGATCGACAATATCGAATCCTACATCCGCTCCGACGAAGTCCAGTGCATCACGGTTGCCGATCTGCTCGATCGCGCCGCGCATCGCGACCCTGATGTCATCGTGGTCGACGCTGAAGGCTTTGATCACCTGATCCTGTCGCAGTTCGATTTCGCCCGGCTTTCGACCAAGCTCGTGATCTACGAAACCGAAAGCATGACCAAAGCCGATGCCGCCGACTTGGCGCGGAAGCTGGAGGAGGGCGGCTTTGCGATCTTCGAAGCCGAGCAGGACACCATCGCGCTGAAGCGCGATACCGAAACCTTTCGCAGGAAGAACGCGGCCGGCAGCAGGGCGGCATAA
- a CDS encoding (R)-mandelonitrile lyase, with product MDIHLAGSRPTRRAPQEYFVGTVWQDPIIAAEPPARIVSTRVSFEPGARTNWHSHPLGQTLYVISGVGRVQTAGQPVREIRPGDVVWIPPGEKHWHGGSPSNGMTHIAMQESLNGSYATWMEPVSEADYSARVG from the coding sequence ATGGATATCCATCTCGCCGGGTCACGGCCGACACGCCGCGCGCCCCAAGAGTATTTCGTCGGCACGGTGTGGCAGGATCCGATCATTGCCGCCGAACCGCCGGCACGGATCGTCTCGACCCGCGTCTCCTTCGAACCGGGCGCGCGGACGAATTGGCATTCGCATCCGCTCGGCCAGACGCTGTACGTGATTTCGGGGGTGGGGCGGGTTCAAACCGCGGGCCAGCCGGTGCGCGAGATCCGGCCGGGCGACGTGGTCTGGATCCCGCCGGGCGAAAAGCATTGGCATGGCGGTTCGCCCAGCAATGGCATGACCCATATCGCGATGCAGGAATCGCTGAATGGCAGCTATGCCACCTGGATGGAGCCGGTGAGCGAAGCGGACTATTCGGCCAGGGTCGGATAA